Proteins from a genomic interval of Oreochromis aureus strain Israel breed Guangdong linkage group 6, ZZ_aureus, whole genome shotgun sequence:
- the ctnnd1 gene encoding catenin delta-1 isoform X4 → MEQCASTASLLASVREQERQFEMLSRALEEERRSCAGTLPRPLPNMQNGRIPCDADIERLTLNEGYINGTHHFRMEPGQVVQETFTVEEQPQEMPPIVSVETSEDGTTKRTETTVKKVVKTTTTRTVIPSVSDTLSVDGGGSVTGGYTTPADRVYRQGPGVPVPMDYPTQTVPRNYHYGPPVGPYDDYRTGPPSEVYTSLNRGAHMDDRYRPVHPDGYRTLDPNYRAPSRNQLDPYAAQPQVGPMGSGMELSSIPRFVPEPYGLEDDQRSMGYDEPDYGMGPPMHYSTVPRNPHAYPRAPPRRTGSYEGLLDGDMSGAGDYYWGGGAPLAQGERGSMASLDSTLRKGPGPGGWRQPELPEVIAMLNYRLDPVRSNAAAYLQHLTYKNDKVKSDVRRLKGIPALVSMLDNPHREVHYAACGALKNISYGKDQDNKIAIKNCDGVPALIRLLRKTHDQDLTDVITGTLWNLSSHDSVKMEIVDHALHALSDEVMVPHSGWERGSNGAGGGEENCKPRHLEWETALTNTAGCLRNVSSERSEARRKLRECTGLVDSLMYIVKSQIDCKDVDNKLTENCVCLLRNLSYQVHREIPNPERYLEATPNHQGPAYSSNKGSCFGSRKSKDEWFSKGRKDEDTADDTIDIPKRNSPAQGYELLYQPEVVRIYMSLVKESQNPTVLEASAGAIQNLCAGHWNYGRCIRGLVRREKGLSMMTEQLAHNNDRVVRAMSGALRNLAIDGRNKELLGKHAVPNLVNNLPGAGQSQPVRAVSEETVVSILSTLHEVLGSSLEAAKTLRAANGIERLVLINKDGNRSDREVRGAGLVLQTVWGYKELRRTLEKDGWKKTDFMVNLNPPTNKPNGYEESTLPLIDKGGKSDRDMIPLNDMGPDAYSTLDQTGRRNTLDNTLGPTDKDFDQKN, encoded by the exons ATGGAGCAGTGTGCGAGTACGGCCTCCCTGCTGGCCTCGGTGCGGGAGCAGGAGAGGCAGTTTGAGATGCTGAGCCGAGCTCTGGAGGAGGAGCGGAGGTCGTGTGCTGGCACCTTGCCCCGCCCCCTCCCCAACATGCAG AACGGCCGCATTCCTTGTGATGCAGACATAGAAAGGCTGACATTGAACGAGGGTTACATCAACGGGACACATCAC TTCAGGATGGAGCCTGGTCAGGTGGTGCAGGAGACATTCACGGTGGAGGAACAACCCCAGGAGATGCCACCTATTGTGTCTGTGGAGACCAGTGAAGATGGGACAACAAAGCGTACAGAAACCACA GTAAAGAAAGTAGTAAAGACTACCACCACCCGCACAGTCATCCCTTCTGTGTCAGACACACTGTCAGTggatggtggaggctctgtgaCAGGTGGATACACTACACCCGCGGACCGAGTCTACAGGCAGGGCCCTGGAGTTCCTGTGCCAATGGACTACCCCACTCAAACTGTGCCCCGAAACTACCACTACGGACCTCCAGTGGGACCTTATGACGACTACCGCACTGGACCTCCATCTGAGGTCTATACAAGCCTCAACAGGGGAGCTCACATGGATGATCGCTACAG ACCGGTTCATCCAGATGGGTATAGGACTCTAGATCCCAACTACAGAGCCCCCAGTAGGAACCAGTTGGACCCCTATGCTGCTCAGCCACAG GTTGGGCCTATGGGAAGTGGTATGGAGCTTTCCTCCATTCCAAGGTTTGTTCCAGAGCCATACGGTCTGGAGGATGACCAACGCAGCATGGGCTATGATGAGCCCGACTATGGCATGGGACCTCCAATGCATTACAGCACTGTGCCCCGCAACCCCCATGCTTACCCTCGTGCACCGCCTCGCAGGACTGG GAGCTATGAGGGCCTCTTGGATGGCGACATGAGCGGTGCAGGAGATTACTACTGGGGTGGTGGTGCGCCGCTGGCTCAGGGTGAAAGAGGGAGCATGGCTTCATTGGACAGCACTCTAAGGAAAGGCCCAGGCCCCGGTGGCTGGCGTCAGCCAGAGTTGCCTGAGGTCATCGCCATGCTCAACTACAGGCTGGACCCCGTCAGGAGCAATGCAGCTGCTTATCTGCAGCATCTCACCTATAAGAATGATAAG gtGAAGTCCGATGTGCGTCGTCTGAAAGGCATTCCAGCACTGGTTTCTATGCTCGACAACCCACACAGAGAG GTTCACTACGCAGCCTGCGGCGCACTAAAGAACATCTCATATGGCAAAGATCAAGACAATAAGATTGCCATCAAGAACTGTGATGGCGTCCCGGCTCTGATCAGGCTGCTGAGGAAGACTCATGACCAGGATCTGACGGATGTTATCACAG gAACGCTGTGGAACTTATCGTCTCACGATTCTGTGAAAATGGAGATCGTGGACCATGCATTGCACGCCCTCTCCGACGAGGTGATGGTTCCCCATTCAGGCTGGGAGCGAGGGAGCAACGGAGCAGGTGGTGGGGAGGAAAACTGCAAGCCCAGACATCTTGAATGGGAGACGGCCCTCACCAACACAGCAGGCTGCCTGAG AAATGTGAGTTCAGAGCGAAGTGAGGCGAGGAGGAAGCTCAGGGAGTGCACGGGATTGGTCGACTCGCTCATGTACATTGTCAAGTCCCAAATTGACTGTAAAGATGTGGACAATAAG TTGACAGagaactgtgtgtgtctgctgagGAACCTGTCCTACCAAGTGCACCGTGAAATCCCCAACCCTGAGCGCTACCTGGAGGCCACACCAAACCACCAAGGCCCCGCCTACTCCAGCAATAAGGGCAGTTGCTTCGGTTCCCGCAAGAGCAAAG ATGAGTGGTTTTCCAAAG GAAGGAAAGATGAGGATACAGCTGATGATACAATAGACATTCCAAAAAGGAACTCACCTGCTCAAG GCTATGAGCTGTTGTATCAGCCGGAGGTGGTTCGCATCTACATGTCTCTGGTAAAGGAGTCCCAAAACCCCACAGTGTTGGAAGCTTCAGCTGGAGCTATTCAGAACCTGTGCGCTGGACACTGGAAT TATGGCAGATGCATCCGTGGCTTGGTGCGCAGGGAGAAAGGTTTATCCATGATGACGGAGCAGCTGGCTCATAACAACGACCGCGTAGTCCGAGCCATGTCCGGAGCCCTTCGCAACCTGGCCATTGATGGACGAAACAAAGAGCTACTAG GTAAACATGCGGTGCCTAACTTGGTAAATAACCTGCCTGGTGCTGGTCAGAGTCAGCCAGTGCGAGCAGTGTCAGAAGAGACGGTGGTGTCTATACTGAGCACGCTCCATGAGGTGCTGGGCTCCAGTCTGGAAGCAGCCAAGACCCTCAGGGCTGCGAATGGCATCGAGAGACTGGTGCTCATCAACAAGGATGG TAATCGTTCCGATCGGGAGGTGCGTGGAGCCGGCCTAGTGCTGCAGACAGTTTGGGGCTACAAGGAGCTGCGGCGCACTTTGGAAAAGGATGGCTGGAAGAAGACAGACTTCATGGTCAACTTAAACCCTCCCACCAACAAACCCAACGGATATGAGGAAAGCACTCTGCCGCTTATAGACAAAG GTGGCAAAAGTGACCGGGACATGATTCCATTGAATGACATGGGACCAG ATGCCTACTCCACACTGGACCAGACGGGGAGAAGGAACACTCTGGATAACACACTCGGACCTACTGACAAAGATTTTGATCAG AAAAACTGA
- the ctnnd1 gene encoding catenin delta-1 isoform X6, protein MEPGQVVQETFTVEEQPQEMPPIVSVETSEDGTTKRTETTVKKVVKTTTTRTVIPSVSDTLSVDGGGSVTGGYTTPADRVYRQGPGVPVPMDYPTQTVPRNYHYGPPVGPYDDYRTGPPSEVYTSLNRGAHMDDRYRPVHPDGYRTLDPNYRAPSRNQLDPYAAQPQVGPMGSGMELSSIPRFVPEPYGLEDDQRSMGYDEPDYGMGPPMHYSTVPRNPHAYPRAPPRRTGSYEGLLDGDMSGAGDYYWGGGAPLAQGERGSMASLDSTLRKGPGPGGWRQPELPEVIAMLNYRLDPVRSNAAAYLQHLTYKNDKVKSDVRRLKGIPALVSMLDNPHREVHYAACGALKNISYGKDQDNKIAIKNCDGVPALIRLLRKTHDQDLTDVITGTLWNLSSHDSVKMEIVDHALHALSDEVMVPHSGWERGSNGAGGGEENCKPRHLEWETALTNTAGCLRNVSSERSEARRKLRECTGLVDSLMYIVKSQIDCKDVDNKLTENCVCLLRNLSYQVHREIPNPERYLEATPNHQGPAYSSNKGSCFGSRKSKDEWFSKGRKDEDTADDTIDIPKRNSPAQGYELLYQPEVVRIYMSLVKESQNPTVLEASAGAIQNLCAGHWNYGRCIRGLVRREKGLSMMTEQLAHNNDRVVRAMSGALRNLAIDGRNKELLGKHAVPNLVNNLPGAGQSQPVRAVSEETVVSILSTLHEVLGSSLEAAKTLRAANGIERLVLINKDGNRSDREVRGAGLVLQTVWGYKELRRTLEKDGWKKTDFMVNLNPPTNKPNGYEESTLPLIDKGGKSDRDMIPLNDMGPDAYSTLDQTGRRNTLDNTLGPTDKDFDQGGMYGERQASLPLMDSYDG, encoded by the exons ATGGAGCCTGGTCAGGTGGTGCAGGAGACATTCACGGTGGAGGAACAACCCCAGGAGATGCCACCTATTGTGTCTGTGGAGACCAGTGAAGATGGGACAACAAAGCGTACAGAAACCACA GTAAAGAAAGTAGTAAAGACTACCACCACCCGCACAGTCATCCCTTCTGTGTCAGACACACTGTCAGTggatggtggaggctctgtgaCAGGTGGATACACTACACCCGCGGACCGAGTCTACAGGCAGGGCCCTGGAGTTCCTGTGCCAATGGACTACCCCACTCAAACTGTGCCCCGAAACTACCACTACGGACCTCCAGTGGGACCTTATGACGACTACCGCACTGGACCTCCATCTGAGGTCTATACAAGCCTCAACAGGGGAGCTCACATGGATGATCGCTACAG ACCGGTTCATCCAGATGGGTATAGGACTCTAGATCCCAACTACAGAGCCCCCAGTAGGAACCAGTTGGACCCCTATGCTGCTCAGCCACAG GTTGGGCCTATGGGAAGTGGTATGGAGCTTTCCTCCATTCCAAGGTTTGTTCCAGAGCCATACGGTCTGGAGGATGACCAACGCAGCATGGGCTATGATGAGCCCGACTATGGCATGGGACCTCCAATGCATTACAGCACTGTGCCCCGCAACCCCCATGCTTACCCTCGTGCACCGCCTCGCAGGACTGG GAGCTATGAGGGCCTCTTGGATGGCGACATGAGCGGTGCAGGAGATTACTACTGGGGTGGTGGTGCGCCGCTGGCTCAGGGTGAAAGAGGGAGCATGGCTTCATTGGACAGCACTCTAAGGAAAGGCCCAGGCCCCGGTGGCTGGCGTCAGCCAGAGTTGCCTGAGGTCATCGCCATGCTCAACTACAGGCTGGACCCCGTCAGGAGCAATGCAGCTGCTTATCTGCAGCATCTCACCTATAAGAATGATAAG gtGAAGTCCGATGTGCGTCGTCTGAAAGGCATTCCAGCACTGGTTTCTATGCTCGACAACCCACACAGAGAG GTTCACTACGCAGCCTGCGGCGCACTAAAGAACATCTCATATGGCAAAGATCAAGACAATAAGATTGCCATCAAGAACTGTGATGGCGTCCCGGCTCTGATCAGGCTGCTGAGGAAGACTCATGACCAGGATCTGACGGATGTTATCACAG gAACGCTGTGGAACTTATCGTCTCACGATTCTGTGAAAATGGAGATCGTGGACCATGCATTGCACGCCCTCTCCGACGAGGTGATGGTTCCCCATTCAGGCTGGGAGCGAGGGAGCAACGGAGCAGGTGGTGGGGAGGAAAACTGCAAGCCCAGACATCTTGAATGGGAGACGGCCCTCACCAACACAGCAGGCTGCCTGAG AAATGTGAGTTCAGAGCGAAGTGAGGCGAGGAGGAAGCTCAGGGAGTGCACGGGATTGGTCGACTCGCTCATGTACATTGTCAAGTCCCAAATTGACTGTAAAGATGTGGACAATAAG TTGACAGagaactgtgtgtgtctgctgagGAACCTGTCCTACCAAGTGCACCGTGAAATCCCCAACCCTGAGCGCTACCTGGAGGCCACACCAAACCACCAAGGCCCCGCCTACTCCAGCAATAAGGGCAGTTGCTTCGGTTCCCGCAAGAGCAAAG ATGAGTGGTTTTCCAAAG GAAGGAAAGATGAGGATACAGCTGATGATACAATAGACATTCCAAAAAGGAACTCACCTGCTCAAG GCTATGAGCTGTTGTATCAGCCGGAGGTGGTTCGCATCTACATGTCTCTGGTAAAGGAGTCCCAAAACCCCACAGTGTTGGAAGCTTCAGCTGGAGCTATTCAGAACCTGTGCGCTGGACACTGGAAT TATGGCAGATGCATCCGTGGCTTGGTGCGCAGGGAGAAAGGTTTATCCATGATGACGGAGCAGCTGGCTCATAACAACGACCGCGTAGTCCGAGCCATGTCCGGAGCCCTTCGCAACCTGGCCATTGATGGACGAAACAAAGAGCTACTAG GTAAACATGCGGTGCCTAACTTGGTAAATAACCTGCCTGGTGCTGGTCAGAGTCAGCCAGTGCGAGCAGTGTCAGAAGAGACGGTGGTGTCTATACTGAGCACGCTCCATGAGGTGCTGGGCTCCAGTCTGGAAGCAGCCAAGACCCTCAGGGCTGCGAATGGCATCGAGAGACTGGTGCTCATCAACAAGGATGG TAATCGTTCCGATCGGGAGGTGCGTGGAGCCGGCCTAGTGCTGCAGACAGTTTGGGGCTACAAGGAGCTGCGGCGCACTTTGGAAAAGGATGGCTGGAAGAAGACAGACTTCATGGTCAACTTAAACCCTCCCACCAACAAACCCAACGGATATGAGGAAAGCACTCTGCCGCTTATAGACAAAG GTGGCAAAAGTGACCGGGACATGATTCCATTGAATGACATGGGACCAG ATGCCTACTCCACACTGGACCAGACGGGGAGAAGGAACACTCTGGATAACACACTCGGACCTACTGACAAAGATTTTGATCAG GGAGGGATGTATGGGGAGAGGCAGGCCTCCTTGCCTCTAATGGATTCTTACGATGGTTAG
- the ctnnd1 gene encoding catenin delta-1 isoform X2, which translates to MEQCASTASLLASVREQERQFEMLSRALEEERRSCAGTLPRPLPNMQNGRIPCDADIERLTLNEGYINGTHHFRMEPGQVVQETFTVEEQPQEMPPIVSVETSEDGTTKRTETTVKKVVKTTTTRTVIPSVSDTLSVDGGGSVTGGYTTPADRVYRQGPGVPVPMDYPTQTVPRNYHYGPPVGPYDDYRTGPPSEVYTSLNRGAHMDDRYRPVHPDGYRTLDPNYRAPSRNQLDPYAAQPQVGPMGSGMELSSIPRFVPEPYGLEDDQRSMGYDEPDYGMGPPMHYSTVPRNPHAYPRAPPRRTGSYEGLLDGDMSGAGDYYWGGGAPLAQGERGSMASLDSTLRKGPGPGGWRQPELPEVIAMLNYRLDPVRSNAAAYLQHLTYKNDKVKSDVRRLKGIPALVSMLDNPHREVHYAACGALKNISYGKDQDNKIAIKNCDGVPALIRLLRKTHDQDLTDVITGTLWNLSSHDSVKMEIVDHALHALSDEVMVPHSGWERGSNGAGGGEENCKPRHLEWETALTNTAGCLRNVSSERSEARRKLRECTGLVDSLMYIVKSQIDCKDVDNKLTENCVCLLRNLSYQVHREIPNPERYLEATPNHQGPAYSSNKGSCFGSRKSKGRKDEDTADDTIDIPKRNSPAQGYELLYQPEVVRIYMSLVKESQNPTVLEASAGAIQNLCAGHWNYGRCIRGLVRREKGLSMMTEQLAHNNDRVVRAMSGALRNLAIDGRNKELLGKHAVPNLVNNLPGAGQSQPVRAVSEETVVSILSTLHEVLGSSLEAAKTLRAANGIERLVLINKDGNRSDREVRGAGLVLQTVWGYKELRRTLEKDGWKKTDFMVNLNPPTNKPNGYEESTLPLIDKGGKSDRDMIPLNDMGPDAYSTLDQTGRRNTLDNTLGPTDKDFDQGGMYGERQASLPLMDSYDG; encoded by the exons ATGGAGCAGTGTGCGAGTACGGCCTCCCTGCTGGCCTCGGTGCGGGAGCAGGAGAGGCAGTTTGAGATGCTGAGCCGAGCTCTGGAGGAGGAGCGGAGGTCGTGTGCTGGCACCTTGCCCCGCCCCCTCCCCAACATGCAG AACGGCCGCATTCCTTGTGATGCAGACATAGAAAGGCTGACATTGAACGAGGGTTACATCAACGGGACACATCAC TTCAGGATGGAGCCTGGTCAGGTGGTGCAGGAGACATTCACGGTGGAGGAACAACCCCAGGAGATGCCACCTATTGTGTCTGTGGAGACCAGTGAAGATGGGACAACAAAGCGTACAGAAACCACA GTAAAGAAAGTAGTAAAGACTACCACCACCCGCACAGTCATCCCTTCTGTGTCAGACACACTGTCAGTggatggtggaggctctgtgaCAGGTGGATACACTACACCCGCGGACCGAGTCTACAGGCAGGGCCCTGGAGTTCCTGTGCCAATGGACTACCCCACTCAAACTGTGCCCCGAAACTACCACTACGGACCTCCAGTGGGACCTTATGACGACTACCGCACTGGACCTCCATCTGAGGTCTATACAAGCCTCAACAGGGGAGCTCACATGGATGATCGCTACAG ACCGGTTCATCCAGATGGGTATAGGACTCTAGATCCCAACTACAGAGCCCCCAGTAGGAACCAGTTGGACCCCTATGCTGCTCAGCCACAG GTTGGGCCTATGGGAAGTGGTATGGAGCTTTCCTCCATTCCAAGGTTTGTTCCAGAGCCATACGGTCTGGAGGATGACCAACGCAGCATGGGCTATGATGAGCCCGACTATGGCATGGGACCTCCAATGCATTACAGCACTGTGCCCCGCAACCCCCATGCTTACCCTCGTGCACCGCCTCGCAGGACTGG GAGCTATGAGGGCCTCTTGGATGGCGACATGAGCGGTGCAGGAGATTACTACTGGGGTGGTGGTGCGCCGCTGGCTCAGGGTGAAAGAGGGAGCATGGCTTCATTGGACAGCACTCTAAGGAAAGGCCCAGGCCCCGGTGGCTGGCGTCAGCCAGAGTTGCCTGAGGTCATCGCCATGCTCAACTACAGGCTGGACCCCGTCAGGAGCAATGCAGCTGCTTATCTGCAGCATCTCACCTATAAGAATGATAAG gtGAAGTCCGATGTGCGTCGTCTGAAAGGCATTCCAGCACTGGTTTCTATGCTCGACAACCCACACAGAGAG GTTCACTACGCAGCCTGCGGCGCACTAAAGAACATCTCATATGGCAAAGATCAAGACAATAAGATTGCCATCAAGAACTGTGATGGCGTCCCGGCTCTGATCAGGCTGCTGAGGAAGACTCATGACCAGGATCTGACGGATGTTATCACAG gAACGCTGTGGAACTTATCGTCTCACGATTCTGTGAAAATGGAGATCGTGGACCATGCATTGCACGCCCTCTCCGACGAGGTGATGGTTCCCCATTCAGGCTGGGAGCGAGGGAGCAACGGAGCAGGTGGTGGGGAGGAAAACTGCAAGCCCAGACATCTTGAATGGGAGACGGCCCTCACCAACACAGCAGGCTGCCTGAG AAATGTGAGTTCAGAGCGAAGTGAGGCGAGGAGGAAGCTCAGGGAGTGCACGGGATTGGTCGACTCGCTCATGTACATTGTCAAGTCCCAAATTGACTGTAAAGATGTGGACAATAAG TTGACAGagaactgtgtgtgtctgctgagGAACCTGTCCTACCAAGTGCACCGTGAAATCCCCAACCCTGAGCGCTACCTGGAGGCCACACCAAACCACCAAGGCCCCGCCTACTCCAGCAATAAGGGCAGTTGCTTCGGTTCCCGCAAGAGCAAAG GAAGGAAAGATGAGGATACAGCTGATGATACAATAGACATTCCAAAAAGGAACTCACCTGCTCAAG GCTATGAGCTGTTGTATCAGCCGGAGGTGGTTCGCATCTACATGTCTCTGGTAAAGGAGTCCCAAAACCCCACAGTGTTGGAAGCTTCAGCTGGAGCTATTCAGAACCTGTGCGCTGGACACTGGAAT TATGGCAGATGCATCCGTGGCTTGGTGCGCAGGGAGAAAGGTTTATCCATGATGACGGAGCAGCTGGCTCATAACAACGACCGCGTAGTCCGAGCCATGTCCGGAGCCCTTCGCAACCTGGCCATTGATGGACGAAACAAAGAGCTACTAG GTAAACATGCGGTGCCTAACTTGGTAAATAACCTGCCTGGTGCTGGTCAGAGTCAGCCAGTGCGAGCAGTGTCAGAAGAGACGGTGGTGTCTATACTGAGCACGCTCCATGAGGTGCTGGGCTCCAGTCTGGAAGCAGCCAAGACCCTCAGGGCTGCGAATGGCATCGAGAGACTGGTGCTCATCAACAAGGATGG TAATCGTTCCGATCGGGAGGTGCGTGGAGCCGGCCTAGTGCTGCAGACAGTTTGGGGCTACAAGGAGCTGCGGCGCACTTTGGAAAAGGATGGCTGGAAGAAGACAGACTTCATGGTCAACTTAAACCCTCCCACCAACAAACCCAACGGATATGAGGAAAGCACTCTGCCGCTTATAGACAAAG GTGGCAAAAGTGACCGGGACATGATTCCATTGAATGACATGGGACCAG ATGCCTACTCCACACTGGACCAGACGGGGAGAAGGAACACTCTGGATAACACACTCGGACCTACTGACAAAGATTTTGATCAG GGAGGGATGTATGGGGAGAGGCAGGCCTCCTTGCCTCTAATGGATTCTTACGATGGTTAG
- the ctnnd1 gene encoding catenin delta-1 isoform X1: protein MEQCASTASLLASVREQERQFEMLSRALEEERRSCAGTLPRPLPNMQNGRIPCDADIERLTLNEGYINGTHHFRMEPGQVVQETFTVEEQPQEMPPIVSVETSEDGTTKRTETTVKKVVKTTTTRTVIPSVSDTLSVDGGGSVTGGYTTPADRVYRQGPGVPVPMDYPTQTVPRNYHYGPPVGPYDDYRTGPPSEVYTSLNRGAHMDDRYRPVHPDGYRTLDPNYRAPSRNQLDPYAAQPQVGPMGSGMELSSIPRFVPEPYGLEDDQRSMGYDEPDYGMGPPMHYSTVPRNPHAYPRAPPRRTGSYEGLLDGDMSGAGDYYWGGGAPLAQGERGSMASLDSTLRKGPGPGGWRQPELPEVIAMLNYRLDPVRSNAAAYLQHLTYKNDKVKSDVRRLKGIPALVSMLDNPHREVHYAACGALKNISYGKDQDNKIAIKNCDGVPALIRLLRKTHDQDLTDVITGTLWNLSSHDSVKMEIVDHALHALSDEVMVPHSGWERGSNGAGGGEENCKPRHLEWETALTNTAGCLRNVSSERSEARRKLRECTGLVDSLMYIVKSQIDCKDVDNKLTENCVCLLRNLSYQVHREIPNPERYLEATPNHQGPAYSSNKGSCFGSRKSKDEWFSKGRKDEDTADDTIDIPKRNSPAQGYELLYQPEVVRIYMSLVKESQNPTVLEASAGAIQNLCAGHWNYGRCIRGLVRREKGLSMMTEQLAHNNDRVVRAMSGALRNLAIDGRNKELLGKHAVPNLVNNLPGAGQSQPVRAVSEETVVSILSTLHEVLGSSLEAAKTLRAANGIERLVLINKDGNRSDREVRGAGLVLQTVWGYKELRRTLEKDGWKKTDFMVNLNPPTNKPNGYEESTLPLIDKGGKSDRDMIPLNDMGPDAYSTLDQTGRRNTLDNTLGPTDKDFDQGGMYGERQASLPLMDSYDG, encoded by the exons ATGGAGCAGTGTGCGAGTACGGCCTCCCTGCTGGCCTCGGTGCGGGAGCAGGAGAGGCAGTTTGAGATGCTGAGCCGAGCTCTGGAGGAGGAGCGGAGGTCGTGTGCTGGCACCTTGCCCCGCCCCCTCCCCAACATGCAG AACGGCCGCATTCCTTGTGATGCAGACATAGAAAGGCTGACATTGAACGAGGGTTACATCAACGGGACACATCAC TTCAGGATGGAGCCTGGTCAGGTGGTGCAGGAGACATTCACGGTGGAGGAACAACCCCAGGAGATGCCACCTATTGTGTCTGTGGAGACCAGTGAAGATGGGACAACAAAGCGTACAGAAACCACA GTAAAGAAAGTAGTAAAGACTACCACCACCCGCACAGTCATCCCTTCTGTGTCAGACACACTGTCAGTggatggtggaggctctgtgaCAGGTGGATACACTACACCCGCGGACCGAGTCTACAGGCAGGGCCCTGGAGTTCCTGTGCCAATGGACTACCCCACTCAAACTGTGCCCCGAAACTACCACTACGGACCTCCAGTGGGACCTTATGACGACTACCGCACTGGACCTCCATCTGAGGTCTATACAAGCCTCAACAGGGGAGCTCACATGGATGATCGCTACAG ACCGGTTCATCCAGATGGGTATAGGACTCTAGATCCCAACTACAGAGCCCCCAGTAGGAACCAGTTGGACCCCTATGCTGCTCAGCCACAG GTTGGGCCTATGGGAAGTGGTATGGAGCTTTCCTCCATTCCAAGGTTTGTTCCAGAGCCATACGGTCTGGAGGATGACCAACGCAGCATGGGCTATGATGAGCCCGACTATGGCATGGGACCTCCAATGCATTACAGCACTGTGCCCCGCAACCCCCATGCTTACCCTCGTGCACCGCCTCGCAGGACTGG GAGCTATGAGGGCCTCTTGGATGGCGACATGAGCGGTGCAGGAGATTACTACTGGGGTGGTGGTGCGCCGCTGGCTCAGGGTGAAAGAGGGAGCATGGCTTCATTGGACAGCACTCTAAGGAAAGGCCCAGGCCCCGGTGGCTGGCGTCAGCCAGAGTTGCCTGAGGTCATCGCCATGCTCAACTACAGGCTGGACCCCGTCAGGAGCAATGCAGCTGCTTATCTGCAGCATCTCACCTATAAGAATGATAAG gtGAAGTCCGATGTGCGTCGTCTGAAAGGCATTCCAGCACTGGTTTCTATGCTCGACAACCCACACAGAGAG GTTCACTACGCAGCCTGCGGCGCACTAAAGAACATCTCATATGGCAAAGATCAAGACAATAAGATTGCCATCAAGAACTGTGATGGCGTCCCGGCTCTGATCAGGCTGCTGAGGAAGACTCATGACCAGGATCTGACGGATGTTATCACAG gAACGCTGTGGAACTTATCGTCTCACGATTCTGTGAAAATGGAGATCGTGGACCATGCATTGCACGCCCTCTCCGACGAGGTGATGGTTCCCCATTCAGGCTGGGAGCGAGGGAGCAACGGAGCAGGTGGTGGGGAGGAAAACTGCAAGCCCAGACATCTTGAATGGGAGACGGCCCTCACCAACACAGCAGGCTGCCTGAG AAATGTGAGTTCAGAGCGAAGTGAGGCGAGGAGGAAGCTCAGGGAGTGCACGGGATTGGTCGACTCGCTCATGTACATTGTCAAGTCCCAAATTGACTGTAAAGATGTGGACAATAAG TTGACAGagaactgtgtgtgtctgctgagGAACCTGTCCTACCAAGTGCACCGTGAAATCCCCAACCCTGAGCGCTACCTGGAGGCCACACCAAACCACCAAGGCCCCGCCTACTCCAGCAATAAGGGCAGTTGCTTCGGTTCCCGCAAGAGCAAAG ATGAGTGGTTTTCCAAAG GAAGGAAAGATGAGGATACAGCTGATGATACAATAGACATTCCAAAAAGGAACTCACCTGCTCAAG GCTATGAGCTGTTGTATCAGCCGGAGGTGGTTCGCATCTACATGTCTCTGGTAAAGGAGTCCCAAAACCCCACAGTGTTGGAAGCTTCAGCTGGAGCTATTCAGAACCTGTGCGCTGGACACTGGAAT TATGGCAGATGCATCCGTGGCTTGGTGCGCAGGGAGAAAGGTTTATCCATGATGACGGAGCAGCTGGCTCATAACAACGACCGCGTAGTCCGAGCCATGTCCGGAGCCCTTCGCAACCTGGCCATTGATGGACGAAACAAAGAGCTACTAG GTAAACATGCGGTGCCTAACTTGGTAAATAACCTGCCTGGTGCTGGTCAGAGTCAGCCAGTGCGAGCAGTGTCAGAAGAGACGGTGGTGTCTATACTGAGCACGCTCCATGAGGTGCTGGGCTCCAGTCTGGAAGCAGCCAAGACCCTCAGGGCTGCGAATGGCATCGAGAGACTGGTGCTCATCAACAAGGATGG TAATCGTTCCGATCGGGAGGTGCGTGGAGCCGGCCTAGTGCTGCAGACAGTTTGGGGCTACAAGGAGCTGCGGCGCACTTTGGAAAAGGATGGCTGGAAGAAGACAGACTTCATGGTCAACTTAAACCCTCCCACCAACAAACCCAACGGATATGAGGAAAGCACTCTGCCGCTTATAGACAAAG GTGGCAAAAGTGACCGGGACATGATTCCATTGAATGACATGGGACCAG ATGCCTACTCCACACTGGACCAGACGGGGAGAAGGAACACTCTGGATAACACACTCGGACCTACTGACAAAGATTTTGATCAG GGAGGGATGTATGGGGAGAGGCAGGCCTCCTTGCCTCTAATGGATTCTTACGATGGTTAG